TCAATCTGGCCCAATGAGCCATTGCAAGAAGCAGGAAGGTGACCGGGAAACAGGTAGCTGAAAGGGAACTCGTGGGTTCCAGGCGTGAGATGCAAAGGCTCGGTAAGGAAATTCCAGTGCGTTAGTTCTTCCGTACGAGACAAGCATGAAGGACAGTCTCGCGAAACCGGCTTCTTGGTGGAGGCCTTGGACATCAGACGCATATCCAAGCTCTCCAAGTTGACAACACCCACTGCGTCCGTCACTTCAACCCGCAGACGACCGGAGAACAAAGCACCCGTAGAATTCGCAGGGGTTCCATAACAGACAAGAGGAGGAGACTCCACCACCACATCCAATTTGGCAGATGCAGCCAGAGCATCCTCCTTGTTGGCCCGTTCCTTAGAGCGGCCCAGGCTGCGGCGTTTGTCCTTGCTGTGGTCCCGGTGAGGGTGCATCAAGTGGTCCATGGCGACAGACAGACGACGCTCTGGAGACCTCGCACGGTCATGGTGGTGCTTGAACACAGTAGGCTTCTTAGGGAGGATAGAGAGGGTGTGGTTTGTTGAGCTGTGGGGGATTTCattgatggatgatgaggatgaggaattGGACCGTgaggaggagctggaggagTGAAGAGAGTAGGAGGGGCGGACGAGGTTGGAGAGAAGACGGCCAGGCATTGTGATTGTCCGTCTTTAGGATAGTATTAGATGCGCTTGTGATACTTCGACACTTTGAACAGCAGACACAATCTGCCTAGGTACAATCAGGTATAGTAGTATGGAACGCAGAGAGAAGACGAGGAGCTAGAAACCAGCATAATCCAATTGCCACCAGAACTTAAAGACGAGGGTTGCAGTGTGTTGATATAAGTGCTGATAGTTGGCGGTAGTTGGCGAACGTAGGTTGTTGATTGTAGTAGAAGGGGCAATTCAAtggagggagagaagagagaaccAAAGTGGGTGGCTTCCGTATTTGAATGAATGACATAGAAAAAGGGAATTTTTTTATAGTTTGACTGTTTCTAGGAGATTCCCCGATCTGGCCAATCAGAGACACGGTTGGCGACGGTCCAGACAGAAGAATCTGTCACTGCCGGTGGGGCGGTGGAGAAGGCACGGCAGCGTATGTAACGGTAAGGTACGCGGTACATACAATACAGCGCATGGCTTCAAGGTACCTCGAGTACTGTACAGTAGGGAGTACCTTGCCTCTGTACgtgtactccatacatacAGAGATGGCGGTGGAGGCCATGGTATAGAATCACACAATTAAGGAATCATGCAAAATGGCATCAAACTACTGGGCTCTAGTGCCATCAATACACTCAAACACATCAGCAGGATGGTCTCACGCCCTCTGACATATCATATCCGAGTCAGGCGGTCTTTATTTGTACGCCGACTAATCTAGCCGACTTGCATCAGCAATCATCACCCTAAACATCATTTTACTATGTAAAACCCTGGTGGTAGTACTCAAGAGGACCACCTGAGCAGATGACTCATGACCGTCGCAGGCGGCCTTTGTTTGCCTGAGGCCATGTCTGGGACGAATTTAATCATGCTGAGGCTGGCCACTGACCAGGGGTATTCTAGAATGTGTTCTTTGTGTTAACTCCAACTCTGCCCTTGAACTGTCTGCCATCGGTGCCGTCATCCCACCATCACGTGGCGTCATGGTCTCTCTCCAGGCGATGCGGTGACCGCCGACGATACGCGTACAATACCAGACCCATGTAGGGCTACTGGGAGATCCTCTGGGTCCAGAATGGCGCTTTGCTTCATCCGGCTAGCACCACGGTCATTGGATCCACTTACGATGAAATTTTTTGATCGATTTTTCTGTGGACCCACTAAGATTCCTAACTAAGAAATGTAAaaaagtaaaaaaaaaattcttGCGACTTTCGATCCGTTCCCTGTCATACCGTACAATACGATACATACATGCGTCAGGGAAAAATACCCCGCATTGCAGGATGGCTCTTGCGTCATTTTCTACTGAGCATCCATGGGAATTCGACTATGAGGATCAGTATATATTGCTCAGTATTGAGTAAGGAAGTCCGGAAGAGCACgaaatgcagcagcaatCATGAAACAACCTCATTGTCGTACCATCATTAGTCAAGTAATCCACCGTTGTCGGTCTCAGGAACAGACAATTACCTAACATGTCGCTCACAAAAGGAACGTGATCTCGGATGATCAGGCCATTGATCGGAGGACGTGTTCTGATACAATAATGGACTCAATATGGCTACCGGCAAACGTCTCCAGCGAGCTTCCTCTTTGGTTCCGGCCCGGTGCTGCCGGTATGTACCAGCTATGAGTCAACTCGGCTGCTTAATCTACTTTGAGTACGTGCTCGACTGAGGGGTTTACCACCTGCATAATATCTTCAGTTTAGCGCAGTATAATTCTCCGCGGGCATCATCCCACGGGCGCTTTTGAAAACTCTGCCGGGAATCCTCCTGCAGCCATCGTCAATCATAATACCGGCCATTATTAGTGCTTTGGACGGAGAATGCCGTATTGCCGTCGCTTCGGAGTTATAGCCGAGATCACGCGCTGGGCCTTGATTGGTCAATCGCGCCGTGCTCGGCCCGTATTTATGCCTGAGGCATTAATACGGCTAACGGTTTTGGGAGAGATAGCGCTCATCGCTAGGGCTGTAATGCGTCACAGTAATTTGGTTCTTAGCGGACACTCTGACATCTCTAGATACACGGAAAACTGCTAGTGATGTTCCACAAATTCTTGTATGTCCATAAGTAGGCAGGGACAACTGCGGAATAACTGCTTTACCGGATCTTCGTCCCCAGATCAACTCACGTGACTCACGTGATCATATCCAAATTTGCTCCTAAGAGGTTCTTCAATGACACGGTGGCATTGATAGACCACGCACTCATACGCGCGTCTTTGACTGATAACGCTCTGTACCATTATTCAATTCTTCATTCTGCGTTCACATCTGCAACCAGTAAAGCGGCCATTGCATTGCGTCGCCAAACACCAAACACCAAGAATGCCATGATTCCCCACTGCTCCACAATCCGCATTGCTTGAGCTTCCCCTGAGGTGACGAAGCTCCAGCTTCTTCAACATTCCCGAACGATTCCAATTACCAAAGAACACAATGTCGTCATCAGCGGAGTTGTTCACAATAGGCCTCGCCATCTCCGCCGTCATCATTTTCTGGGGTCTCTCAtcgacctcttcctcgccgttCGCCCGCTCTTTTCCGCGGTTATACAATAAGCGGATATGTCTCTTGATTGCGCATCCTGATGATGAGGCTATGTTTTTCTCGCCGACGGTGTTGTCTTTGACAAGGCCGGAGTTGGGGAATCATCTTAAGATTTTGTGTTTGAGTAATGGTACGCCTTTGTCTTGCATTCCGCGATAAGAAGAGAGATGATAACTGACATCATGGCAATACAGGAGACGCCGATGGCCTTGGCTCCGTCCGCGCAAAAGAGCTCCAAAAAAGCGCCAAAAAACTCGGTCTCCGTAGCGAATCCGACGTCTTTGTCGTCGACGACCCCTCCCGCTTCCCCGATAGCATGACAGCAAACTGGACCGAGAGCGATGTATCCAACATGCTTGCATATGCATTTGCTCCCGAGTTGGCCTCTGCCACTTTGAAAAAGAAGAGCACAAAAGATGGGCCTCCGGTCTCGACTATCGATGTGCTGTTGACGTTCGACAAACACGGTATCAGCAACCATCCCAACCACCGCTCACTGTATCACGGAGCCGTACACTTCCTGCGTTCGTTGATGAGGGATAAAGCTGGTTATACGTGTCCGGTCTCGCTGTACACATTGTCTACAACAACAATCTTCCGGAAGTACATTGGTATCTTCGACGCGCCGTTAACTATGCTCCGCGGCGCATTGCACACCCTTTTCTCGGGTAGTGGTAAAGGGAAGGGCAAGAAGGCTGAATTGCCTGGTCAGCTTCTGTTCATTAACTCTGTTAGTGAGTATCTCACTGCGCAGTCTGCGATGGTTAATGCGCATAAGAGTCAGATGGTATGGTTTCGGTATGGGTGGATTACTATTGGGAGATAC
This region of Aspergillus chevalieri M1 DNA, chromosome 4, nearly complete sequence genomic DNA includes:
- the GPI12 gene encoding PIG-L family deacetylase (COG:M;~EggNog:ENOG410PF9B;~InterPro:IPR039516,IPR024078,IPR003737;~PFAM:PF02585;~go_function: GO:0000225 - N-acetylglucosaminylphosphatidylinositol deacetylase activity [Evidence IEA];~go_process: GO:0006506 - GPI anchor biosynthetic process [Evidence IEA]), whose translation is MSSSAELFTIGLAISAVIIFWGLSSTSSSPFARSFPRLYNKRICLLIAHPDDEAMFFSPTVLSLTRPELGNHLKILCLSNGDADGLGSVRAKELQKSAKKLGLRSESDVFVVDDPSRFPDSMTANWTESDVSNMLAYAFAPELASATLKKKSTKDGPPVSTIDVLLTFDKHGISNHPNHRSLYHGAVHFLRSLMRDKAGYTCPVSLYTLSTTTIFRKYIGIFDAPLTMLRGALHTLFSGSGKGKGKKAELPGQLLFINSVSEYLTAQSAMVNAHKSQMVWFRYGWITIGRYMVVNDLRRQWV